tccaaccatctcatcctctgtcgtccccttctccttgtgccctccatctttcccaacatcagggtcttttctagggagtcttctcttctcatgaggtggccaaagtactggagcctcaacttcaggatctgtccttctagtgagtactcagggctggtttctttgagaatggataggtttgatcttcttgcagtccacgggactctcaagagtctcctccagcaccataattcaaaagcaaaataGGCACATACTACCCATCTAAatactgggacgtgggtggcgctgtggtctaagccactgagcctaacTAGGGCTTGCCgctcggaaggtcagcggttcaaatccccgcaacggggtgagctcccgttgctcagtccctgctcctgcccacctagcagttcggaagcacaaattgcaagtagattaataggtacctctctggcgggaaggtaaacagcgtttccgtgcgctgctctggttcgccagaagcagcttagtcatgctggccacatgacctggaagctgtatgccaactccttcggccagtaaagcgagaggagcgccacaaccccagagtcgtccgcgactggacctaacggtcaggggtccctttacctttaccttacccatcGAAGTAGTTTTTGTGAGTTGGGCCAGCCTGGCTTTTGCCTCCTGTCAGCAATCTTAGCCATTGTGGCTGCTAGCCATTTGCAGCCTTCTCCTTGAATTGGTCtgattcccttttaaagccatctaggttggtggccgtcactgcctggTGTAGGAGCAAGTTAGTGTGAATAAGTCCTTTTTTTGacctgtcctgaaacttccagctTTTAACCATCATTGAATGTCCCCAAGTTCTTCTGttaggaagaaaggaaaaaggcTTTTCTTTGCCCACTTACCCCATGCCAGGTGTGatttttttataaacttctgccaTGTCACCTCTCGCTtgtcttttctccaaactaaaaggTCCCAAACAATTGCTTCATCCTCGTTTCGGTTGCCCTCTATTTCAAACCTTTCCCAACCCTACAGTATTGTTTCTGAGGCGACCAGAACCGCACATGGTATTCCAAAGGCAGTCGCCCCGTAGATTTATTATGCCTTAGTGTGGCTGCTCAGAATCGAAGGTTTTGAGGCAGTCTCACTTAAAGCAACAGGTATATTCCCCCCGCCCCTCTGCCAGGTTCCTGGATGAATACGCCAAGCAGAATGTGACCTTCTGGGCGGTGACGCCGGAAAATGAACCTAGCGCGGGGCTTCTGGAAAACTACCCCTTCCAGTGTCTGGGCTTCACAGCTGAGCAGCAGCGTGACTTTATTGCTCTGGATCTGGGCCCTGCCCTGGCGAACAGCTCCTACAAGGATATCCGGCTCATAATCCTGGATGACAACCGCATACATTTGCCTAGCTGGGCCAAAGTGGTGAGTACCGCACAGTGTTTTATTTGAAAAAAGGAGGTGCCAGTaggcaccccctcccctcccctctgcctgcctcccctgccactgctgcttcccgCCCACCCGAGGCGTTTTGGTGTGAAAGTGGCGCGACTAGAGCTGCTGACGCTTCTTTCCCCTTATTTCCTTGTCGCTCTAGCCGACACCAGAGCGCCACTTTGTGGTAGAGGAGGGCCGCTTTGCTCTTACCACAAAGTGGCGCGGCTAGAGCGGCCGGGGCGTCAAGGAAAcgaggaaaaaagaagaaccagCTGCTCTAGCCGTGCCACTTTGTGGTAAGAGCAAAGCAGTCCTCCTCTACCACAAAGTGGCGCAGCTAGAGCGGCCCATACATGTtaaggaaagggagaaaaaagtcATGTACcttattggcctgaatataagccgtgcttccccccccccaaaaaaaaattctgaccgtgaaaagttaaagtgcggcttatattcgcgaccttacGCTGCCAGCAAAgctcccccaggaagcagcccaggtattgttttctttttctctccccccccccacttcaattTGGAAGGCGaggcttatttgcaggtgcggcttatattcgggccaatacggtacctAAACATGTTTTTGAATGTGATTCCCcctgcataataataattttaatttgtatgtttttaaatggTGTCCCCCCCgcaggttattattattttttattgaattaatACGCCACCCTTCTTCCCCTACAGAAGTTGGCAGTAATCAGAAAATTGTGGGTTGCTGGACGCGATGTCCTGACGTTACAGTGCCCTTTCTTTCCCTGTCTTCTGTGTGCATTTCTTTCCCCTGGCTTGATGATCCCTCCTCACATCAACTGAcgcttccttctcttctctgctaGGTGCTGAGCGGAGACAGCCCAGCTCACCGTTACGTCCATGGCATTGCCGTGCACTGGTACCTGGACTTTATTGCCCCCATCGCCAACACAGTAGGAATCACCCAACAGCTCTTCCCGGATTACTTCCTGATCTCCACCGAGGCCTGCACCGGGTCACACTTTTGGGAGAGGGACGTGGTCCTTGGCTCCTGGGATCGGGGGAACCAGTACAGCCGCAGCATCTTGGCGGTAGGACCTGTGGTGGCCGGGGCGGGGGGGAGGAGTGGTTTAGGCCaatgtggttaagagcggtggactcgtaatctggtgaaccgggttcgcgtctcctctcctccacatgcagctgctgggtgaccttgggctagtcacacttctttgaagtctctcagccccacacacctcacagagtgtttgttgtgggggaggaagggaaaggagaatgttagccgctttgagactcctttgggtagtgagaaagcgggatatcaaatccaaactcttctcctcctcctttcctctcccctccagtTGGTAGCGTGTGAGGCTCTTGATCTTAGGGTCGTGAGTCCGAGCCCCgcgtggggcaaaagattcctgcattgcaggggtttgaatTAGATGAATCCTTCTGACTCTGCAGTTAAAACCTAGCCACTTCTCCTTGTAGAACCTCAACCACCACGTCGCGGGCTGGATCGACTGGAACCTGGCCTTGGATCTGGAAGGGGGACCCAACTGGGTCAAGAACTTTGTGGATAGCCCCATCATCGTGGATGCAGGCAATGATATTTTCTATAAGCAGCCGATGTTCTACCACATGGGTCACTTCAGGTGAGGCGATGCCTGGTGCTGCCATGTTTGCTGtccctgtggtgtagtggttagaggccTGGACTggatcctgggttcaaatcccccagcgCTTACTGGATTACCTATCAGACTATCATTCTTATATGAAATCACGTGCAGGCTTTGAGATAGGAGCAACAGAAGAATGTGGAGAATGGACTTTGGGAGCTTAGAAAATAAATATAGATGTGTTTTAATGCAGCTACTAaggggagatttaaaaaaaaagcatcggGAAAGGAGCGACAGGAAGTCAAGAAGAAAATGtgtagcaacaacaaaatgataccgtattggcctgaatataagctgcacccgcaaataagccgcacctttaaaatttgggggtggggggggagacaatacccgaatataagccgctcccttaaaattagagagaaaaagaaaagtacatTAAATTCAGGgaataaaatagtgattttattTTACCGTATACCATGTATCTAGTATTTGGAAAACAATAGCTAAAATCGCAAATTGCTTTGCTACagttccgcaggcactcacacccgcaaatggcaaatgtagaaggaAATCCTACGGGTTCTAGAGAAGAGGCACCAGTGGGTTAAACACCTGTTTGTAGCACcgtaaatgcaaatttaaaaaatcaatactgCACTGTAAAATATGGGGGAAGTGATGAATGACAttagaattaattgcacaacagtctcaagctcgcagattggcaataaaacatttttttttggttctgttttaccgtatgtctgtttcagcagcgatatcgtaaaagccaatttttgtaaggtcgcaaatttaagccgcactttaaattttcacggtcggaatttggggtgtgtgtgtggcttatattcgggccaatacggtatgtatGATTGGAGTTATGAATTATTACATAATttggaagttacaggtgggtagccgtgttggtctgccatagtcaaaacaaaatcgaaaattctttctagtagcaccttagagaccaactgagtttgttcctggtatgagctttcgtgtgcatgcacacttcttcagatagaagtgtgattttgttttgactataattTGGAAGGTTTAATAaaagatttaataaaaaaaaaatcactaccaaaataataatacagtagtaccccatgttacgcacgcgatccgttccggatcgcgctatgtaacacgggcgtgcataacatgaacgcccccccccaaaagaaaaaaacagaagtagcacgatttgagcacttctgcgcatgcgcaaagtgtgcagaattctgcgcatccgggggtcgcgtgCGGGTCGCGCACGCTCTGGAAACGCTtccaggttgcgggcgttcttaactcgaacccGTGGTATGACTGCAATAATAAATCCCCCAGCGCTTACCACAATGCCAGGCTCTCCTGATCTTCCTCTGATGTGGAACCCCCTGACTGAGACCTGGCAGTTATCAGACTctctgcttcctctctctctctctctctctctctctgcgcagCAAATTTATTCCGGAAGGCTCCCAGCGCATCGGGCTGAGCGTGGTGCAGAAAGGCTTGGGGTGCAGCCTGGAGCACGTGGCTGTACTTCGCCCCGACGGAGCTGCCGTGGTCGTTGTTCTTAACCGGTGAGTGTCGGGCACTCGGGTCAAAGGCACAGGGCAGATCTTGCAAGCAGGGAGCTGAGAGAGTGAGACATAGCCGGCCGGCAGCAAGcagggtacagtggtgccccgctagacaaaaaactcgctagacaaaaaactcgctagacgaacggcattcgctagcggaaggctgccccgcaagacgaaaatatcaatggggctgcctcgcaagacgggaaaaaaaaaaaattcgtcgcgGAAagtagcggtttgcattggtgcttcgctagacgaataattcgctctacgaagacactcgcagatcaaattattttcgtctagcgaggcaccactgtaaaagcaaAGAGAGAAACGGCACAATGGTGTAGCAGTCCGGCATCGCAGGGGAGTCTAGCCTGATAGGTGAGCTGTTcagaaagcacagtggaccaTATCATGTCAatccaaccttttaaaaaaagattgttgctgttgttcagtcgtgtccgactcttcgtgaccccatggaccagagcacgtcagggacgcctacctttcactgcctcctgcagtttggccaaactcatgccagtcgcttcgagaacactgtccaaccatctcatcctctgtcgtccccttctccttgtgccctccatctttcccaacataagccAGCCTTATTCTTCCAGAGCAGTCTTGTTTTTCGGCGCGTGTTactaatgagcattcattctgatctgtATGCAGGGAGAAGAAACGTAATCAAAGTTACATAGGAGCAATACAGAGACTGTTCCTCCcgccgccaaaaaaaaaaagagaaattagATAATGCAGAAaagtaaaaaacattttaaaaaaccagtcaAATCCTCTTCAGCTAATAATTTCAAGCCTTCTGAGAGCAGTCTGTTTCAGTCATGAAATGTTTGGTGGGAACAGGaatgtgttgattttttaaaaaaaaatcctcctcagTGTTAataatgagagggagggagatttcaCCAGGGAGATTCCACATAGAGGGTGCCACCACCTAGAAAGCCCTGCCATTGTTCAACACCAACCCATGCAATCGTGATATGAAGTattgttttttcctcctctcacGTTCttattttgcctgcctccccctaCTCAGCTCCGGGTTCGACGTCTCCTTTGCCATTTCCGACCTGGGTGGCCTTATTCTGACCGAGATCCCCGCCAACTCCATCCAGACTTATCTGTGGAAGCGCCAGTGAGCCCAGCGCTCGGGGTTTCGCCTCCCACACTTGGAAAACTGTGAGCTTCTTCAGCACGATGCACGATGATATCCAGGCCTGGTTTGAGGCCTGCCTCGCTTCCTCTCAGATCCAGTGGGCCTTACTTGGTGGATCTACTACTGACCAGGCCTGGTTTGGGATCTACCTCATTAACTGCCACGTAAAGCGGATTTAAGTGGCGACGCTTTTGTTTCTGCTGCACTTTGGAAATGAGCCAGACTGCAGGGAGACCTGAAGGAAAGAAATGACCGGAAATTCGTTCTCTTGCTCAGCGCAAGAAGAGGAACCACTCTGAGCACGAGAGCACCCAgattgggggaaaaaaaaccaaaataaaatgaagaaggcCCCGCTGGATGGGTGCCCAGATTCGAAAGGGGAACAACGTGTTCTCTTTGCCTGCTGCTTaggagcctgttgttgttgtgttatgtGTGATTCTTTTTCTCCTTGGACTTCTGGCATTAAAAGAGTTGCCGCTTGGCCACGTTGCCTGCTCTCTGTTTCCTCCTCATATCCGCAAGAGCTGTGTGGCCCCCTCCACACAAGCACCCCCAAGTGTACCCATATCCTCAGGGAATCCCCAGTTAGACTCATTGGAAGGGAACCTGGGGGTCATCTATCTCaaccccaaccccctgcaatgcaggaatcttgacatgtggtctcccatccaattggaaaccataccagaccctgcttagctttgaaaACGTGCTCGCAGTTTTAGCGCTGCACCACTTTTGGTTTATTTTAACCTCTGTGGGTGATTCCAGGCATTAGACAGTTGGGCAGCACTCAGCCATTACTGTTCTGCTTCCACCACAAGTGGAATCGCAATTCTGCTTTCGGGTTTCTGAAATCCCAAGTTAAGTTTCTGGTCACTTCCAAACCCATGCACTGAAAGCAAAACACTCCACACCCCACCCTttctgtgaggggggaaactacaattcccggATTTTTTCAGGGAATCCATggctataaatgtgctttaaatatatggtgagGATGTTCCCCAGCCTTTTCCTCAGACCCTAACGTTGACATAAGGAGGTATGATTTTCATTGGGACCATAGTGGGTGGGCGTGTTTAAggtggaaggtggtagactctccttcatttgatggttttaagcagaggtcggatggccaactgtcagggcTTCCTCAGCTgtgattcgtgcattgcagggggttggactagatgacccttggggtcccatccacgcccaggattctatgaaatacttCTCCTCGCTTGGTGCACTCTCAGTCAGTATTCCTGCCCCTCCACTGCAGTTTAGaggaggtggtgctgtggtctaaaccactgagccttttgggcttgccaatccaaaggtcagtggttcgaatccccgtgacaggatgagctcccggtactcggtcccagctcctgccaacctagcagttcgaaagcatgtcagagtgcaagtagataaataggtaccgctccagcaggaaggtaaacggcgtttccgtgcactgctctggttcgccagaagcggcttagtcatgctggccacatgacacggaaaaactgtctgcggacaaacggcagttccctcggcctttaaagccACAATCTAGTTTACAAGAAGCACTGATGGAAATTTGGACATGTCGCTGGATTCAAGCTTAATAAAAGTAAAACTGTTAGTAAAGAATATGAGCAAAGAAGAGACAGATGAGTTGCAAGTTAATACAGGAATAATGGTggccaagaaagtgaaatatttgGGAGTTTGGCTGACATCGAAAAATATAAACTtgtttaaggacaattatgaaatcACATGGAAGGAAATCAAGAAAGATTTAGAGATATGGAATAGATTAAAACTGTCTCTTTCAGGCAGGATTTCAGTTGTAAAAATGAATGTCTTACCcagaatgttatttttatttcaaacaattCCAGTAATTAAAGGGACGGGACAATTTAGAAAGTGGCAAAAAATATcgagattcatctggcaggggaaaaaacctaggATAAAATTTAAATTACTGGTATCTACATATattaaaatgttcccattgtgtgcgcggtggttaccaacttgctccgtaaccgctggaccaaacagcatcaaattaggacacagcattccatgaccatcagggaataacataggataattaaatttaaaaaaaaaacaaaaccacacctgacatacctaaaataaagaataaacgtcACCAGCAAAACATCGCCCTCTAGCGACGGCTAAACTGGTACTGCAGCCACAAAAGCTAAACATTGGCACCACAATTAGATGTCACAGGCAAAACATTGCCCTCTAGCGACAGCTgtactggtactgcagctaatacagctCCCCCCTGGCAGAGCTCCGTCGGCCATTTGCGAGATCGCAAACCGgtaattgaaaggggggggggaatggaaaagagggtaattgaaaacatgGTGGGGGGGCaatgagggtaattgaaaacgggggaagagaagggacagATGGAAGTTGATCGAGGCCCCcccgaaaagagggtaattgaaagggggggagagaaggggcagacggaagttgaacaagggaacttcttcaatttcacaaaatcagccgcagcaatgcgtggccgggtcagctagttaatagataaaaaagaaagaggtggattcgcCATGCCAGATTTGAAACTATTATGAAGCGTCCTGTctctgttggttaaaggaatggataatgtTGGAAAATACAGATCTTCTGGAtctggaaggtcatgataatagaTTTGTGTGGCATTCGTATCTTTGGTATCATAAAATAAAAGTATGGGAAAGACAAAATGTTATTGGAaaagaaaacaccatggtggattTCTCTGATTGAGGTATTGTCGGTCAAGAAATTAAATGTGGAAGGGAGGCGGGCCGCTTATGAagagattgttttaaaaaactgaCCAAGGTTTTAAACTTAAATTGTATGAGCAGATTCAAGATTGTTTTACAGGATGGTTGCAATACCATCAAGTAAATGATATATTCAGTGCTGATAAGAGGAAGTTAGGTTTTGAAAGTAAGAAATCAAAATTTCAGACCGAATTGTTGGAAAGCAGAGTTAAAGTTTTATCTAAAATGTGTAATTTGTTATTAGATTGGTTTAcgaaagatgaggaagtgaaagaagtTGTCATAAAATGGGCATTagattttgggtataatattGAGTTTGATTTGTGGATAAAATTATGGAATggaaatttaaaatttacagcatgtgtggCTTTTAAAGAGAATGTAATGAAGATGGTGTACAGATGGCATTTGACACCTGTGAAATCAGCTAAAATGTACAGAATGAGGGACAAAgcatgctggaagtgtaaagattCAGTCAGACGGTGACTTTTATCATATGTGCTGGACTTGTGACAAAGTGAAGTATTTTGGAAGTTG
This is a stretch of genomic DNA from Lacerta agilis isolate rLacAgi1 chromosome 17, rLacAgi1.pri, whole genome shotgun sequence. It encodes these proteins:
- the GBA gene encoding lysosomal acid glucosylceramidase, giving the protein MGFFQDSILGLLLLHIATGVMGSQPCIQKFFGRDSMVCVCNSTYCDTQDPVSLPPAGHFVKYESSRSSSRMERSEGKFQGETTTPDLVLVLEPAQRYQIIKGFGGSITDSVGINVLSLTPETQNNLLRSYFSDEGIEYNLLRMPMASCDFSVRPYSYDDSPYDFELKNFSLVHEDIKLKIPLVHRAKAMSKKPISMMASPWSSPIWMKTNNAWNGKGSLKGQAGDRYHKAWANYFVRFLDEYAKQNVTFWAVTPENEPSAGLLENYPFQCLGFTAEQQRDFIALDLGPALANSSYKDIRLIILDDNRIHLPSWAKVVLSGDSPAHRYVHGIAVHWYLDFIAPIANTVGITQQLFPDYFLISTEACTGSHFWERDVVLGSWDRGNQYSRSILANLNHHVAGWIDWNLALDLEGGPNWVKNFVDSPIIVDAGNDIFYKQPMFYHMGHFSKFIPEGSQRIGLSVVQKGLGCSLEHVAVLRPDGAAVVVVLNRSGFDVSFAISDLGGLILTEIPANSIQTYLWKRQ